In Passer domesticus isolate bPasDom1 chromosome 12, bPasDom1.hap1, whole genome shotgun sequence, the following proteins share a genomic window:
- the LOC135279648 gene encoding olfactory receptor 14J1-like, translating into MSNSSSISHFLLLALADTRQLQLLHFCLLLGISLAALLGNGLIISAVACGHHLHTPMFFFLLNLALSDLGSICTTVPKAMHNSLWDTTTISCTGCAAQLFFFFFFISADYFLLTIMCYDRYVSICKPLHYGTLLGSRACAHMAAAAWASAFLYSLLHTANTFSLPLCHGNALGQFFCEIPHILKLSCSKYYFREIGLIAFSACLAFGCFVFIVFSYVQIFLAVLRIPSEQGRHKAFSTCLPHLAVVSLFLSTAVFAYLKPPSISSPSLDLALSVLYAVVAPALNPLIYSLRNQELKAAISQTYLFHVHSVPWGPTLSQWSFASMRP; encoded by the coding sequence atgtccaacagcagctccatcagccacttcctcctgctggcattggcagacacgcggcagctgcagctcctgcacttctgcctcttgctgggcatctccctggctgccctcctgggcaacggcctcatcatcagcgctgtagcctgcggccaccacctgcacacgcccatgttcttcttcctgctcaacctggccctcagcgacctgggctccatctgcaccactgtccccaaagccatgcacaattccctctgggacaccacgaCCATCTCCtgcacaggatgtgctgcacagctcttcttcttttttttcttcatctcagcagactatttcctcctgaccatcatgtgctacgaccgctacgtgtccatctgcaaacccctgcactacgggaccctcctgggcagcagagcttgtgcccacatggcagcagctgcctgggccagtgcctttctctattcactgctgcacacagccaatacattttccctgcccctgtgccatggcaatgccctgggccagttcttctgtgaaatcccacacatcctcaaactctcctgctccaaatacTACTTCAGGGAAATTGGGCTAATTGCTTTTAGTGCTTGTTTAgcatttggttgttttgtgttcattgttttctcctatgtgcagatcttcctggctgtgctcaggatcccctctgagcagggacggcacaaagccttttccacctgcctccctcacctggctgtggtctctctgttcctcagcactgcagtgtttgcCTACCTGAAGCCTCCCTcgatctcctccccatccctggatctggccctgtcagttctgtatgcggtggtggctccagccctgaaccccctcatctacagcctgaggaaccaggagctcaaggctgca